TCGTTGCCAAAGTCGTTGGCATAATCGGGCGGCAGGCCAGCATTTTGATTAAGAAACGCGTCGTTATCGCCCTGATTAAAAGTATCAAGATTATTGGAGACGTCCGGCAGCGGCTCATCGTTGATGATATTCACAATCTCCTGCGGCTGCGAATGATGGAACATGCTGGTCAGCATATCCGCCATCACCACGCCACCCGCCACGCCGACCGCAGTTTGCAGCGCGCCGCCTAAAAAGCCGGTGCCGCGTGCCGCCGGAGCAGCAGCCTGTTGCGGTGAACTGTTGTTCCACTGTTGTTGCTGTTGCTGTTGTGGCGGCTGTGACGATCGTGACTGAC
The sequence above is drawn from the Duffyella gerundensis genome and encodes:
- a CDS encoding DUF2076 domain-containing protein; amino-acid sequence: MQSEEQRLIESLFSRLKQAQAQSGPRDAAADQLIKTQLQQQPDAPYYMAQSILIQEAAMKKLNDRVNELQNQLAQQQQPQQSSGGFLSGLFGGGQSRSSQPPQQQQQQQWNNSSPQQAAAPAARGTGFLGGALQTAVGVAGGVVMADMLTSMFHHSQPQEIVNIINDEPLPDVSNNLDTFNQGDNDAFLNQNAGLPPDYANDFGNDDNFSDDFDDDSFV